The nucleotide sequence GGTGAGCGGAGGCAGGCGACCTGAGCCTCGGTTGGACGATGGTTTCGATTACTGGCAGCATTCGCACGCACCTCGCGATGATTGGCCGGAAGGAACGCACGCTTATGCGGACTGGTTGAGAGCTCAAGGCAAGGATCTGGATACGATGCGCAATTCGGAACAACGAGTACCACCCGAATTCCATCAAACCAAATGGGCCTCCGATTGCGCGATCGATTACATAACGCGCGATCATGGAAAACCCTGGATGTTAAACATCAATGTGTACGATCCACACCCCCCATTTATTCCACCTGAAAAATACTCTCAAGGTTTCAAAGCAGAAGACATGCCCGGGCCTCACTTTAGAGAGAGTGACATTCTACATCAAAAGACTCTCGAAGCCGTCGATTTTCAGGGTGAAGTAAAAAGTCCCGAAGGTCACAAGGCAAAGTGTGCCCAGGCGAAATACTACGCCATGATTGCTCAGATCGACGATCAGCTCGCACGTATCCTAAAAACACTCGACGAAACAGGACAGCGAGAGAACACCGTAATCATTTTCACTTCAGACCACGGAGAGACTCTGGGTGACCATGGGCTCATGTTTAAGGGCTGCCGTTTTTATGAAGGGCTGGTAAAGGTGCCGCTGATTTTCGCTTTTCCAGAACACTTCAATACAAACAAACAGTGTTCGGGCTTGGTTGAACTGGTAGATCTTTCCGCCACATTGCTAGCCATCGCTGGAATTGAAATCCCGATCTATCATCAAGGGCGAAATCTCTTACCCATTTTGAATGGAGATGAATCTGGTGACCGAATACGCGAGAGCGCCCGTTGCGAATATTTCGACGCCCTTGATTCGCATTTCACCGGGGGCACCGGGAGTTTCGCTACGATGTACCGCAATGAACGCTATAAGCTCAGCGTCTATCATGATGCTGGCCTTGGCGAGCTATACGATTTGGACGAGGATCCTTGGGAGTTTAACGACCTGTGGAACTCACCCTCTCATGCAGACATCAAAAATCGTCTGATCCTTGAGAGTTTCAACTCCCACGTTAATCTGACAACGAATGTAGGTTCTAAGCGGATCGCACCTATGTAATTCTACAGAAAAATCGGTGTCAGAAATTAGAACATTTTATAATCCATCTCCAAGTCATTCGCCGTTGACGCCCTCTTCACGGGTGTATTTTGTGATTTTCTCCTAAACCTCAATTTTCCAAAATTGGCTTTATGAACAATTCCCCAAGTCATGAACCGGAACGACGACCTACGTTCGCCGATATCGCCAAAGAAGCGGGCGTATGCAAAGCGACCGTATCCCTTGCTTTAAGAAACAGCCCCAGAATTCCCGAAGATACAAAAAAGCGAATTAAGGATATCGCTCTCGAATTAGGTTACCGGCAGAACCCCCTGGTGACAGCCAACATGGCGAAGATCCGGCAGTCGAAAAATAGAAAAGGAACACTGCCAACCATCGCTTTCTTGAGTACGTTCTACGATGAAGAACTGGAAGACAAACATGTGGAATGGCATATTCAAAGCCGCTTTCTTCAAGGAGCAAAGCGCAGGTCCGAAGAGTTGGGTTTCGACTTTGATTTCCTCGAGTTTGATTTAGCATACTATTCTGGGGATCGAATTCAGCAGGTATTGATGAGCCGTGGAGTAGCGGGACTGGTACTCGGACCGTTGAGATTTTCCAACATGAACCTCGACTTGGATTGGTCCCAATTCGCCGTCGCATCGATCGGTGTGTCTGACTCTCTAGGGAACATCCCAAGTGTATTTTACGACAACTTTAGATGCATGCAGGATGTATTGGACTACCTCACCAATAGAGGGTATCGGCGTATTGGATTTATAACCGATTCGGAAAACGAAATGCGCGGCGGCCACATGTGGAACGCTGGCTTTCTCGAGTATCAGGATAGAGTGATCGAAAAGCAAAATACGGTACCTATGTTGCGGATTCCCAAACCAGAACTGTTGTTTGAAAGCAGCGATTTCGAGTCCATGCATTATTGGTATAGACAACATAATCCCGATGTAATTATCGCCTTTCGCTCTCAGATTCTGGACTACTTTCAGAGCCTTGGTTACAAGGTGCCTAAAGATTTTGGATACATGGTCCTAAATTGGTCATCGCGAACAGACGGCTGTTCAGGTTACCGCCAATGTCACGAGGAAATGGCTGAGGTGGCCGTGAATATCGTTTCCGAACGACTCTATAACAATGAACGAGGTGAGTTATCAAAGCCCAGAACGACGCTACTCAGGGGCGACTTCGTTGAGGGGTTCACGATAAAGTAAGCGCTTTGACTTTCAGTTCAGGCTTACTCAAAGTTTCTGATTTCCAGGCGAGCAGTTACTCATTTTTTAGATCTTTCCAACTTTTGTTTCTTAGTTCTGCCGGTCTCCTTCTGGGAAACATGGTAACTGCGAATGAGAACATGACTCTTTCGCGGATTGCCCTCGGTTCCTGCGCAAAACAAAATCTTCCTCAGCCCATTTGGGAACCCATTCTCGCCAGCAAACCAAACCTGTTTGTTTTTCTCGGTGACAACATTTATGGTGACTCAAAGGACATGGACGTAATACGGAGGAAATACGCACAGCTCGCGGCCAAACCCGGATATCAAAAACTGCGTGCAAGTGTTCCCATTCTAGCAACCTGGGATGATCACGATTATGGTGCAGACGATGCAGGAAACGAATATCCATGAAGGTTGAAACCCAAAAACTGTTTCTCGATTTTTTCAACGAACCGGTAGAATCCGCCCGACGTCAGCGTGAGGGTATATACGACGCCAAAGTCTTCGGTCCAAAAGGAAAACGTGTGCAAATCATCTTGCTCGACACCCGTTACTTCCGGGGACCTTTAAAACCAAAGCCACCAGTCCCTGGCAGAGGTACACTTACCTAGTGAGGATACGAGCGTGACCATGCTTGGAGAAGCTCAGTGGAAATGGTTGGGCGAACAACTTCGCGTTCCCGCTCACGTTCGAATCATTGCGTCCAGCATTCAGGTCATTTCCGAAGAGCACGACTCGGAAAAATGGATGAACCTTCCCCACGAACGGGAACGACTTTACCAGTTGATCTACGACACGGCTGCTGCAGGCGTACTATTCGTCAGCGGGGACGTCCACCGAGGAGAACTCTCCATGATGGATGGTGGTGCGGGCTATCCGTTTTACGATTTAACCTGCAGCGGGCTCACCCAGGTGACCAAATCGAAACTTGAGGATTGGACCAATCGCTACCGCATCGGCACGGTAAATTGGACAACCAGTTTTGGCACCATTGATTTCGACTGGAATGCACTTGACCCAGTCATCCGCTTTCAGATTCGAGACGATGCAGGAGAGGTATCTTTGCAGAAGAAAGTTTATCTCAGTGAGCTGCAGCCGAAATAACAATGGTGGAAACACCTTTGATGTTTACGATATACTTCAGCGGCAGAGCTGGAAGCTCTGGCCCTACCGATAAACCTATGGCAGGGAAATCGCGTCCTCGCGATGCCGTCATACGATCCCAGAGGAGATTAGAGCATATTTACCTTATTCTGTTCGCTGAAACAGGTAGGGCGGTAGGCCCAAACCGCCGTTTCTACGACGGCTCGCTCAGGCTATGCTGAAAGCTTCGACCCGACACAGTCGGCGATCGAGCCCTACCTTTCTAGTCTTTCAATCGCCCATCAAAGTCGTCGCGGTCGGTTTCGGACTGGAGAGGAAACTTTATGGACTTGCCGTCGCGGCCGCTACGGTAGATCGCGGTAAAAAGTTCTACGGCGTTGCGGCCTTCCTGGCCGGTTGTGCCGGGTTCACCGTCGTTTTCAACCGCGTCGATGAAATCATCGATCTGAAGCTGATGATAGTGCTCTTCGGGTTTGATACTTTGAAATTGCTCGGTGTCTTCCGCCCTGAATTGCTCGAGCATATGTTCCTCGCCGGGCACCGTCCAGAAATCGTTGAGCGGTGGTTCGGTGATGGCAGCCATACCGGGAATGAACATCTGTCCGCCATCGGTTTGCACCCCTACCTTGGCACCGGTGGATCCCAGCACGCTTACCTTGCCGAACAAGGCGGGATTAAAAGAGTTACTTACCAGGATGTGGCCCATCGCACCACTCTTGAATTTGATAGATGCAACGGCCGTGTCCTCGACCTCGATTCCGGGATGATTGAGATTACCCCACATACCACAGAGTTCGTCGACTTCACCCATAAACCAAAGTAATAAGTCGAGTTGATGAACCGCCTGATTTACCAGTACTCCACCACCCTCTCCGCTCCAGGAACCTCGCCAGGGATCAGAGTCATAGTAGTTCTGGTCTCGCCAACCTAGCATGGTTACCATGCCGAGGATCGGTTTGCCGACCTTCCCGGAATCAACTGCTTCCTTGACCCGGATGACCGGTTCGTAAAATCGGCGCTGGCAGCACATGCCGAGCTTTGCATTTCCTTTCTTGGCGGCATCAAGCATCGCATCGCAATGTTCCAAAGAGGAGGCCAAGGGTTTCTCAATCAAGAGGTGCATGCCCGATTCCAACGCCGCGACGGCGGAGTCAACGTGTGCAGGGTGAGGCGTGCAAACCGTGGATGCCTGGACACCTGCTTCTGACAAGTAGGTTTCCAAATCGGTGTAAGCCTTGACGCCATACTGATCGGCGAAAGCTTGCGTGCGATCTGGACTGCGTCCGAGAACTGCAGTGAAATTACTGTTGGGATTACGCTGCAAGGCCAAAGCGTGCAGATGGGCAACTTTGCCTGTTCCGATAATGCCGGTATTAATCATGAGTGATGTTTTTCTGAAACCACAAAAAGCGCAAAAAACATAAAATTGAGGTACGAGACTTTCAGGATTTTTACGCCTTTTTCGCTTTTTGTGGTTCCTTATTAAGGATTCAAAATAACTTTAGTCAGTCCAGCTTCGCCTTTGTGCAAACGCGCAAACCAATCACCGCCTTCTTCGAGAGGACGGACCTGACTGATGAGCGGGCCCACGTTTATCTTGCCGCTCGCCATAAGATCCAAGCAGGCAGGATACTCACCGGAGGAGGCGCAGGTTCCAATTAGAGTAATTTGTCGAGTAACCACCTCTTGCAAGGGCATCTCAACCGTCTTCGCGATATTGCCAACCAAGGTGCAGCTTCCGCCTTTTCGCAAGCAACCGATGGCTGTCTTCGTCGCGGCAGTTATTCCAACCGCTTCCATCGAAAGGTCGGCTCCTCTCCCGTGTGTCTCGGCAAGAATCGTTTCAATAACATCCACCTTGGATGGATTGAGACAGAAATCTGCTCCAAATTGTTTGGCTACTTCGAGGCGAGATTCGTCGAGATCTACTACAAAGGTTTTTCCGCAACCAGCAGCTTTGACTGCCTGCAAGCAGAGGAGGCCAATCATCCCCGCGCCGACCACAACTACTGAATTATTCAAATGAACCGGCGTTCTTTCAACGGCGTGTACGGCAACCGATACCGCTTCAACCATCGCAGCCTGCTCGAAAGTAATCGAATCCGGAAGAGCATATAAAATGTGACTAGGAACAGTTACGTATTCCGCAAAGGCACCATGACGACGATAATCACCACAAGACACACCCAGGACCATCCGATCGTCGCAGAGGTTGGTTTCACCACGATTACAGTGATAACAGTTGCCGCAATAGATCATCGAATCGAAAGTCACCCGATCGCCTTCACTCCATTTGGAGGCATCGACCGCATCACCCAGTTTTGAAATCGTTCCGGCCGCTTCGTGTCCCATGATGATAGGCGGGATTCGGCGACCACTTGAACCGTCCATGCCGTGGACATCGCTACCGCATATTCCGCATGCAGCCACGCGAACCAGTACTTCATTGGGTGCGATTTCCGGAAGGGGAACTTCCTTAAATTCAAATTTCTCGTACTCGACTAGCTCAAGCGCTTTCATATTACTCATGTGATGGTTGGGTGAATTTAGAGGCCTATTGGGTTTCAGGACAAATAAAGTGTAGGAGGGCAGTAGATCAGGAATAAGATAATGATCAAGTTCAGGATAATGCCGGATCGTTTAAGATCTTTGACATCGTCGAATGGAGGTAGCTTTAATCCTTATCAACGCGATCAATTATGAAACACCCTATATCCCGCAGAAATTTTGTATCAAACATGGCCGTTGGAACCGCCGGAGCTCTGGCCTTTCCCTACCTGGCTCAGGGAGCTCACCATGCCTCAGCTGCCAGCAAATTAAACGTCGCTTGCGTGGGCATTGGGCATATGGGAAATGCCGCCGTAAAAGACGGACTTACTGAAAATATCGTGGCTCTCTGTGATGTAGACTGGCGAGCGGATGAGGCGATCTGGGGAGACCGCAATCCCGCACAGACCGTTGCCGAGATCCCTCAGGCCAAACAATTTACCGACTTTCGCCGGATGTTGGACAAAATGCATAAGGACATTGATGTGGTCCAGGTATCCACACCGGATCACACGCATTTCCCCATTGCGATGGCGGCCATGGAATACGGGAAACATGTATTTGTGCAAAAACCTCTGGCTCACGACATCTGGCAACTGCGCACTTTGCAAAAAGCGGCCCGACACTACGGAGTAAAAACCGTCATGGGAAATCAGGGCCATACGTTCGAAGGAGCTCGCCTGATCAAGGAATGGTATGACAACGGAGTCCTCGGAGAGGTCCGCGAAGTGCATTGCTGGACCGATCGTCCAAGAGCACCGTGGTTTATCAAGCCCGACAGTATTCCACCCAAACGGGAAAAAACACCCAAAGATGTGGATTGGGATCTCTGGCAAGGGCAAACCAGGGAGCGGTCTTTCAGCACCGATTATGTCACCACCAAATGGCGCGCCTGGTGGGACTACGGTGTGGGATGCCTCGGGGACATCGGATGTCACTGCATAGATACACCTTATTGGGCCCTTGACCTGGGCCTTCCAACCGCTGTCGATGTGGAACTCGATGAGCCCGCAAACAAACAATTCACACCCTTTGGTGCCCACGTAACCTTCCATTTCCCGGCACGGGGAACCAAACCACCCGTAACCCTGCATTGGTGGGAAGGCCGCCCGCGTCCCCCAAAACTGGAGGGCATGAAAGAGCTCCCCAGCAATGGCATGTATATGGTGGGCTCGAAGGAAACGGTTTTCCACGAAGACATGCGCCCGGTGAGTCCGCAGCTTTGGCCACGGGAAAGGATGTATGATTACAAGGACGTGTTGAAAAAGAGAACGCTTCCAAGAGTCGAAGGAGGTCCGCGGTTGGAGC is from Verrucomicrobiota bacterium and encodes:
- a CDS encoding galactitol-1-phosphate 5-dehydrogenase, coding for MKALELVEYEKFEFKEVPLPEIAPNEVLVRVAACGICGSDVHGMDGSSGRRIPPIIMGHEAAGTISKLGDAVDASKWSEGDRVTFDSMIYCGNCYHCNRGETNLCDDRMVLGVSCGDYRRHGAFAEYVTVPSHILYALPDSITFEQAAMVEAVSVAVHAVERTPVHLNNSVVVVGAGMIGLLCLQAVKAAGCGKTFVVDLDESRLEVAKQFGADFCLNPSKVDVIETILAETHGRGADLSMEAVGITAATKTAIGCLRKGGSCTLVGNIAKTVEMPLQEVVTRQITLIGTCASSGEYPACLDLMASGKINVGPLISQVRPLEEGGDWFARLHKGEAGLTKVILNP
- a CDS encoding sulfatase-like hydrolase/transferase, coding for MTRPNILWYCTDQQRFDTIGALGNPYVRTPTLDGLVRNGVSFTNTYCQSPICTPSRASIMTGLYPSRARNTRNGNDTFPEDTPLISKLIANSGYACGMIGKFHLVSGGRRPEPRLDDGFDYWQHSHAPRDDWPEGTHAYADWLRAQGKDLDTMRNSEQRVPPEFHQTKWASDCAIDYITRDHGKPWMLNINVYDPHPPFIPPEKYSQGFKAEDMPGPHFRESDILHQKTLEAVDFQGEVKSPEGHKAKCAQAKYYAMIAQIDDQLARILKTLDETGQRENTVIIFTSDHGETLGDHGLMFKGCRFYEGLVKVPLIFAFPEHFNTNKQCSGLVELVDLSATLLAIAGIEIPIYHQGRNLLPILNGDESGDRIRESARCEYFDALDSHFTGGTGSFATMYRNERYKLSVYHDAGLGELYDLDEDPWEFNDLWNSPSHADIKNRLILESFNSHVNLTTNVGSKRIAPM
- a CDS encoding LacI family DNA-binding transcriptional regulator, whose product is MNNSPSHEPERRPTFADIAKEAGVCKATVSLALRNSPRIPEDTKKRIKDIALELGYRQNPLVTANMAKIRQSKNRKGTLPTIAFLSTFYDEELEDKHVEWHIQSRFLQGAKRRSEELGFDFDFLEFDLAYYSGDRIQQVLMSRGVAGLVLGPLRFSNMNLDLDWSQFAVASIGVSDSLGNIPSVFYDNFRCMQDVLDYLTNRGYRRIGFITDSENEMRGGHMWNAGFLEYQDRVIEKQNTVPMLRIPKPELLFESSDFESMHYWYRQHNPDVIIAFRSQILDYFQSLGYKVPKDFGYMVLNWSSRTDGCSGYRQCHEEMAEVAVNIVSERLYNNERGELSKPRTTLLRGDFVEGFTIK
- a CDS encoding Gfo/Idh/MocA family oxidoreductase, translated to MINTGIIGTGKVAHLHALALQRNPNSNFTAVLGRSPDRTQAFADQYGVKAYTDLETYLSEAGVQASTVCTPHPAHVDSAVAALESGMHLLIEKPLASSLEHCDAMLDAAKKGNAKLGMCCQRRFYEPVIRVKEAVDSGKVGKPILGMVTMLGWRDQNYYDSDPWRGSWSGEGGGVLVNQAVHQLDLLLWFMGEVDELCGMWGNLNHPGIEVEDTAVASIKFKSGAMGHILVSNSFNPALFGKVSVLGSTGAKVGVQTDGGQMFIPGMAAITEPPLNDFWTVPGEEHMLEQFRAEDTEQFQSIKPEEHYHQLQIDDFIDAVENDGEPGTTGQEGRNAVELFTAIYRSGRDGKSIKFPLQSETDRDDFDGRLKD
- a CDS encoding alkaline phosphatase D family protein; the encoded protein is MAEVHLPSEDTSVTMLGEAQWKWLGEQLRVPAHVRIIASSIQVISEEHDSEKWMNLPHERERLYQLIYDTAAAGVLFVSGDVHRGELSMMDGGAGYPFYDLTCSGLTQVTKSKLEDWTNRYRIGTVNWTTSFGTIDFDWNALDPVIRFQIRDDAGEVSLQKKVYLSELQPK
- a CDS encoding Gfo/Idh/MocA family oxidoreductase, giving the protein MKHPISRRNFVSNMAVGTAGALAFPYLAQGAHHASAASKLNVACVGIGHMGNAAVKDGLTENIVALCDVDWRADEAIWGDRNPAQTVAEIPQAKQFTDFRRMLDKMHKDIDVVQVSTPDHTHFPIAMAAMEYGKHVFVQKPLAHDIWQLRTLQKAARHYGVKTVMGNQGHTFEGARLIKEWYDNGVLGEVREVHCWTDRPRAPWFIKPDSIPPKREKTPKDVDWDLWQGQTRERSFSTDYVTTKWRAWWDYGVGCLGDIGCHCIDTPYWALDLGLPTAVDVELDEPANKQFTPFGAHVTFHFPARGTKPPVTLHWWEGRPRPPKLEGMKELPSNGMYMVGSKETVFHEDMRPVSPQLWPRERMYDYKDVLKKRTLPRVEGGPRLELFRDIKGEGPRAGANFDYAAPLTEVILLGTLAIRQGHRIEWDAEKMEITNVPGLSHLIKEPVRKGWSYGENLWKI